In one window of Prevotella sp. E13-17 DNA:
- a CDS encoding AAA family ATPase, whose translation MKKNEDFVITINRELGSGGRTVGRLLAEKLGVPFYDKALIHELQKLFNLSADEIEHLKGREHSFWAEVERILKLGPGMNSNYFLPQRGDEPDSLTTDDVYKKETLILQSLSQRGSCVIAGRTGFHVLRDHPNHLSILIQASMPYRVERVMRKQNMTEKEARATIERVDKMRENYVNKYTKTSRYDTRNYQLVISADGKTEAEIVDLILQYI comes from the coding sequence ATGAAGAAGAACGAGGATTTTGTTATCACGATTAATCGTGAACTGGGCAGTGGCGGACGCACCGTGGGTCGGCTGCTGGCAGAGAAGTTGGGCGTGCCTTTCTATGACAAGGCGCTCATTCATGAGTTGCAGAAGCTGTTCAACCTCAGTGCCGACGAGATTGAACATCTGAAGGGACGTGAGCATAGCTTCTGGGCTGAGGTGGAGCGCATTCTGAAGTTGGGACCGGGCATGAACTCCAACTACTTCCTTCCGCAACGGGGCGACGAACCTGACTCGTTGACCACCGATGATGTGTATAAGAAGGAGACGCTGATACTGCAGAGTCTGTCGCAGCGTGGCTCTTGTGTCATTGCCGGACGTACGGGCTTCCATGTGCTTCGCGATCATCCCAACCACCTGAGCATCCTCATCCAGGCGTCTATGCCGTATAGGGTGGAGCGCGTCATGCGCAAACAGAACATGACTGAGAAGGAGGCTCGCGCTACCATCGAGCGTGTGGACAAGATGCGCGAGAACTACGTGAACAAGTACACGAAGACGTCGCGCTATGATACGCGTAACTATCAGCTCGTGATCTCTGCCGACGGCAAGACCGAGGCCGAGATTGTGGACCTGATATTGCAGTATATCTAA
- the secDF gene encoding protein translocase subunit SecDF: MQNKGIVKFIAVALVLICCFYLSFSFVTRYHENKAAEIAAQQGEKASLEYLDSVENSNVWLWAYNLKECREMEIGLGLDLKGGMNVVLEVSVPDIVDMLADHKTDAGFRKVLNLAREEEKKTQGDFVSIFARMWEQNETRPMAAIFATQQMRDKVSTRSTNAEVVAAIRAEVQSAIDNAETVVRTRVDKFGVVQPNIQKLEGQSRIMVEMPGVKEPERVRKLLQGSANLEFWETYNAQEILPALSKLNSDYAAELSQKAGEVADTTVAEVAEAAEGDTAAVQNDLAAKLAGGKDTAGNSEAIEKAKKQNPLFYYLHTERAGLAMLGDVNELDTAAVNAVIYSDIAKKDLPADVKLLWSAKGERLGTLKGNYFQLYAIKVSDPSGKAPLSGDVITSAKDDYSQGMGTPEPIVSMQMNTEGTRIWANLTKTNIKRAIAIVLDNVVYSAPRVNDEITGGNSQISGNFTQTETKDLANTLNSGKMPAPTRIVQEQVVGPTLGAQSIQQGAISFVVAFILLMCVMVVLYNWIPGMLANMALLFNLFFTLGILSSFQAALTMPGIAGIVLTLGTAVDANVLIYERTKEELRRGLNIKEALNLGYSNAFSAIFDSNLTSLITGIILYVFGTGPIRGFATTLIIGICVSFFTAVFMTRLVYDHQMKKDKWQNLTFTTPFSKNMMQNTHVNFMGKFKTSYAIWGVAALVFIGSFFMRGLDQSIDFTGGRNYVVVLDKEVPVEEVRSIVSNVFTEEEGKVAYTSVIALGASSEKTVRISTNWNITSNDPTIDDQAENILYETLKGAGLISQESVAAFKNPDDRKGGSIIESSKVGPSVAKTITQGAVISVALALIAIFLYILLRFRNVAFSVGSIVALALDALVVIGFYSLLHHIVPWSLEVDQTFIGAILTVIGYSINDKVVVFDRIRENMQLYAKRDRKTLFNDSLNQTLARTINTSVTTLIVLLTIFFLGGDSIRSFSFAMILGVVFGTLSSIFIAAPTAYLTMSKKDRKEEETAVAAE; the protein is encoded by the coding sequence ATGCAAAACAAAGGAATTGTAAAGTTTATTGCGGTCGCACTTGTGCTGATCTGCTGCTTCTATCTTTCCTTCTCGTTTGTCACTCGCTATCACGAGAACAAGGCTGCTGAGATTGCTGCTCAGCAGGGTGAGAAGGCTAGTCTGGAGTACCTTGATTCGGTCGAGAATTCAAACGTTTGGCTCTGGGCCTACAACCTCAAAGAGTGTCGTGAGATGGAAATCGGCCTGGGTCTTGACCTGAAAGGCGGTATGAACGTGGTTCTCGAAGTCTCAGTCCCCGACATCGTTGACATGTTGGCAGACCATAAGACCGATGCAGGTTTCCGCAAAGTGTTAAATCTGGCTCGTGAGGAAGAGAAGAAGACTCAGGGCGACTTCGTTTCAATCTTTGCCCGTATGTGGGAGCAGAACGAGACGCGCCCCATGGCTGCTATCTTCGCCACCCAGCAGATGCGCGACAAGGTGTCAACCCGCAGTACCAACGCTGAGGTCGTTGCAGCCATCCGTGCCGAGGTTCAGTCGGCTATCGACAATGCCGAGACCGTCGTTCGCACTCGTGTCGATAAGTTCGGCGTGGTTCAGCCCAACATCCAGAAGCTGGAAGGCCAGAGCCGTATCATGGTCGAGATGCCTGGTGTGAAGGAGCCCGAGCGTGTTCGTAAGCTGTTGCAGGGTAGCGCCAATTTGGAGTTCTGGGAGACCTACAATGCCCAGGAAATCCTTCCTGCCCTGTCAAAGTTGAACTCTGACTATGCTGCAGAGCTGAGCCAGAAGGCTGGCGAGGTTGCCGACACCACCGTAGCCGAGGTTGCTGAGGCTGCTGAGGGCGACACTGCAGCAGTCCAGAACGATCTGGCAGCTAAGTTGGCTGGTGGCAAGGACACAGCCGGCAACAGTGAGGCTATTGAGAAGGCGAAGAAGCAGAATCCTCTGTTCTACTACCTCCACACCGAGCGTGCTGGTCTGGCTATGCTGGGTGATGTCAACGAACTGGATACCGCAGCTGTCAATGCCGTCATCTACTCAGATATTGCTAAGAAAGACCTGCCCGCAGACGTGAAGCTCTTGTGGAGTGCAAAAGGCGAGCGCCTTGGCACCTTGAAGGGCAACTATTTCCAGCTCTACGCTATCAAGGTGAGCGATCCTTCAGGCAAGGCTCCTCTTTCTGGCGACGTGATCACCTCTGCCAAGGACGACTATTCTCAGGGCATGGGCACTCCCGAGCCTATCGTTTCAATGCAGATGAACACTGAGGGTACCCGCATCTGGGCTAACCTCACCAAGACCAATATCAAGCGCGCCATCGCTATCGTTCTGGATAACGTGGTTTACAGCGCTCCACGTGTGAACGACGAGATTACTGGTGGTAACTCGCAGATTTCTGGTAACTTCACACAGACTGAGACCAAGGACTTGGCCAACACACTGAACTCTGGTAAGATGCCTGCACCTACTCGTATCGTTCAGGAGCAGGTGGTTGGTCCTACACTGGGTGCACAGTCTATCCAGCAGGGTGCTATCTCGTTTGTTGTAGCTTTCATCCTGTTGATGTGCGTCATGGTTGTCCTCTACAACTGGATTCCTGGTATGCTGGCCAACATGGCTCTGTTGTTCAACTTGTTCTTCACGCTGGGCATCCTGTCTTCGTTCCAGGCAGCGCTGACCATGCCTGGTATCGCAGGTATCGTGCTCACGTTGGGTACTGCCGTCGATGCTAATGTGCTGATTTATGAGCGCACCAAAGAAGAGTTGCGTCGCGGTCTGAATATCAAGGAGGCCCTGAACCTCGGTTATTCTAACGCATTCTCAGCTATCTTCGACTCTAACTTGACTTCGTTGATCACTGGTATCATCCTCTACGTATTCGGTACAGGTCCTATCCGTGGCTTCGCAACGACTCTGATTATCGGTATCTGCGTATCGTTCTTCACTGCCGTATTTATGACCCGTCTGGTTTACGACCATCAGATGAAGAAAGACAAGTGGCAGAACCTCACCTTCACCACACCGTTCTCTAAGAACATGATGCAGAACACGCACGTCAACTTCATGGGTAAGTTCAAGACTTCTTATGCTATTTGGGGTGTTGCTGCACTCGTCTTCATCGGCAGCTTCTTTATGCGTGGTCTCGACCAGAGTATCGACTTCACTGGTGGTCGCAACTATGTGGTTGTGCTCGACAAGGAAGTACCTGTTGAGGAGGTTCGTTCGATCGTTAGCAATGTGTTCACTGAGGAAGAGGGTAAGGTGGCTTACACCAGCGTGATCGCTCTGGGTGCTTCTTCAGAGAAGACCGTGCGTATCTCTACCAACTGGAATATCACCTCTAACGATCCTACCATCGACGATCAGGCAGAGAATATCCTCTATGAGACACTGAAGGGCGCAGGCCTCATCTCTCAGGAGAGTGTTGCAGCCTTCAAGAACCCCGACGATCGTAAGGGCGGTTCTATCATCGAGTCTTCAAAGGTAGGTCCTTCTGTTGCAAAGACCATCACTCAGGGTGCCGTTATCAGTGTGGCTCTGGCTTTGATTGCCATCTTCCTCTACATCCTGTTGCGTTTCCGCAACGTAGCCTTCTCTGTAGGTTCTATCGTTGCTCTGGCTCTCGATGCACTGGTTGTTATCGGCTTCTATTCACTGTTGCACCACATCGTGCCCTGGTCTCTCGAGGTTGACCAGACCTTCATTGGTGCTATCCTGACGGTGATCGGTTACTCTATCAACGATAAGGTGGTGGTGTTCGACCGTATCCGTGAGAACATGCAGCTCTATGCTAAGCGCGATCGCAAGACCTTGTTCAACGATTCTCTGAACCAGACCTTGGCTCGTACTATCAACACCTCTGTGACGACCTTGATCGTACTGCTCACCATCTTCTTCTTGGGTGGCGACAGCATCCGTTCGTTCTCGTTTGCTATGATTCTCGGTGTTGTATTTGGCACGCTGTCTTCTATCTTCATCGCTGCTCCTACTGCTTATCTCACCATGAGCAAGAAGGACCGCAAGGAGGAAGAGACTGCCGTTGCTGCTGAGTAA
- a CDS encoding endonuclease/exonuclease/phosphatase family protein: MLKSIKKFLVSILLGASCATAFAMVAVGYSDRLDPESHPLLACVGMTFPFFIIANLVVLVLWVLFKWKYVWIPLLAFAFAYVPIRNYAPIHFDKEVPDSCIKIVSYNVCGYDGNHRYSNAHDTIYSYLKKVDADIVCIQEEQNTRINQLTFFLDTYPYNDTVHVSNPTSVNINALGIHSRYPIVKKERIDYKSYSNGSVAFYLKVNDDTVIVVNNHLESTHLSFDDRQRYKDVLRGNMEREDAEAETLLLIEKLSKAMVSRASEAKAVHQYVEDHRQYPMIVCGDFNDTPISFTRYTVGQGLHDCYVESGCGPGISYNKKGFNVRIDYIFCSDHFKPFDCQIDSRADYSDHYPISCSLKWTK, translated from the coding sequence ATGCTTAAGAGCATCAAAAAATTCCTCGTAAGCATCCTGCTCGGTGCCAGTTGTGCCACTGCCTTTGCAATGGTAGCGGTTGGCTATAGCGATCGTTTGGATCCAGAATCCCATCCGCTGCTGGCGTGTGTGGGCATGACCTTCCCATTCTTTATCATCGCCAATTTGGTTGTACTCGTATTGTGGGTACTCTTCAAGTGGAAATATGTGTGGATACCACTCCTTGCCTTTGCTTTCGCGTACGTACCAATAAGGAATTATGCCCCCATCCATTTTGATAAAGAGGTTCCCGATAGTTGCATCAAGATTGTATCCTACAACGTGTGTGGCTATGATGGTAATCACCGTTATAGCAATGCTCACGACACCATCTATTCATATCTGAAAAAGGTTGATGCCGACATCGTTTGCATTCAGGAAGAACAGAACACCAGAATCAATCAGCTCACCTTTTTTCTGGACACCTATCCTTACAATGACACGGTGCACGTGAGCAATCCTACAAGTGTCAATATCAATGCGTTAGGCATCCATTCCCGTTATCCCATTGTGAAGAAAGAACGCATCGACTACAAATCGTATTCTAATGGTTCGGTGGCGTTCTATTTAAAGGTCAACGATGACACCGTCATTGTGGTCAATAACCATTTGGAGAGCACCCATTTATCGTTCGATGACCGTCAGCGCTATAAGGATGTGCTGCGAGGCAATATGGAGCGCGAAGATGCTGAAGCAGAAACCCTGTTGCTTATCGAAAAACTCTCAAAAGCCATGGTGTCGCGTGCCAGCGAGGCCAAGGCAGTTCATCAATATGTCGAGGACCACCGTCAGTACCCCATGATTGTATGTGGCGACTTCAATGACACCCCCATCTCGTTTACCCGTTATACCGTAGGGCAGGGACTGCACGACTGCTATGTAGAAAGTGGTTGCGGACCAGGCATTTCTTACAATAAGAAAGGCTTTAACGTGCGGATAGATTATATCTTCTGCTCCGATCATTTTAAACCCTTTGATTGTCAGATTGATAGTCGGGCAGACTACAGCGATCACTATCCTATCAGTTGTTCGTTGAAATGGACAAAATAG
- a CDS encoding rhomboid family intramembrane serine protease, translated as MFANIPTVTKNLLIINVLAYLATVVLATIGIDLNGLGGLYFFLASKFHLFQFVTYQFLHGSLTHLFFNMFALWMFGCVIEREWGARKFLFFYITCGIFAGVCQELVQFVDYYLFVAGRVPGASVVDVFKSLSDNAAFLNHSLTIGASGAVYAILLAFGMTFPNERIFIFPLPIPVKAKWFITFYVVVELFSVMSSYDDGVAHIAHLGGMLSGFLLIRYWREHPDNYFNQNGTRQFFDWWSKDNMRKSTWRNNFTTTSGFSGQTRTDGTSNNDMEYNARKKERQEEIDRILDKIRISGYDSLSKDEKRRLFEASRDR; from the coding sequence ATGTTTGCTAATATACCCACGGTCACAAAGAATCTGCTTATCATCAATGTGTTGGCTTATTTGGCAACGGTGGTGTTGGCAACCATCGGCATTGATCTGAATGGTCTGGGTGGCCTTTATTTTTTCTTGGCCAGCAAGTTTCATTTGTTTCAATTTGTGACCTATCAGTTCTTGCATGGCAGTTTGACCCATTTATTCTTTAACATGTTTGCCCTATGGATGTTCGGTTGCGTGATTGAACGTGAGTGGGGAGCAAGGAAATTCCTGTTTTTTTACATTACGTGTGGAATCTTTGCTGGTGTCTGTCAGGAACTTGTTCAGTTCGTGGATTACTATTTGTTTGTAGCGGGTAGGGTCCCTGGTGCTTCTGTCGTAGATGTCTTCAAGAGCCTGTCGGACAATGCGGCTTTCCTGAATCATTCTCTGACGATAGGTGCTTCGGGCGCCGTCTATGCCATTCTGTTAGCATTCGGTATGACTTTCCCCAACGAGCGCATTTTTATTTTCCCGCTACCTATTCCTGTCAAGGCCAAGTGGTTTATCACGTTCTATGTGGTTGTTGAGTTGTTCTCAGTGATGTCCTCGTATGATGATGGTGTTGCTCATATAGCGCACCTTGGTGGTATGCTTTCAGGTTTTCTGTTGATACGCTACTGGCGTGAGCATCCCGATAATTACTTCAACCAGAATGGCACTCGCCAGTTCTTTGACTGGTGGTCTAAAGACAATATGAGAAAATCGACGTGGCGCAATAACTTCACGACCACTTCAGGCTTCTCCGGTCAGACTCGTACAGATGGCACTTCTAATAACGATATGGAATATAATGCCCGTAAGAAGGAACGTCAAGAGGAGATAGACAGAATTCTGGATAAGATACGTATCAGCGGTTATGACAGTCTGTCAAAAGACGAGAAGAGACGGCTCTTTGAAGCCAGTCGTGATCGATAA
- a CDS encoding HU family DNA-binding protein, whose translation MNKTELVEKIAAGAGISKVDAKKALDATVAAIKGALVAGDKVALVGFGTFAVSERPAREGINPATKAKIKIAAKKVAKFKAGAELADALN comes from the coding sequence ATGAACAAGACAGAATTGGTAGAGAAGATCGCAGCTGGTGCTGGTATCTCAAAGGTTGACGCAAAGAAGGCTCTCGATGCAACTGTAGCAGCTATTAAAGGCGCTCTCGTTGCTGGTGATAAGGTAGCTCTCGTGGGTTTCGGTACTTTCGCAGTTAGCGAGCGTCCTGCTCGTGAGGGTATTAACCCCGCTACTAAGGCCAAGATTAAGATTGCTGCCAAGAAGGTAGCTAAGTTCAAGGCCGGCGCTGAGCTTGCTGACGCTCTGAACTAA
- the rnr gene encoding ribonuclease R, giving the protein MGKKRGGKRMSKRDIADALQALFQAHPSETLSFKQIFKSLKLSTHPAKMLAIDVMEELAWDDWLSKVSDNSYRLNLKTQVQEGFFIRKANGKNSFMPADGGKPVFVAERNSMFALNGDRVKVAFMARRQNHIKEAIVTDILERKHDQAVGVLQVEKDFAFLNTEGNIFVHDILIPKKKLKGGKTGDKAVVKIIQWPSASSKNLVGEVVDVLGKQGENTVEMHAILAQYGLPYKYPKRVEEAAEKIPAEITQSEIDRREDFREVLTCTIDPKDAKDFDDALSIRKDGNCYEVGVHIADVTHYVTEGSIIDREAEQRGTSVYLVDRTIPMLPERLCNFICSLRPNEEKLSYSVIFKLDEEANIKDWHLAHTVIRSDRRFAYEEVQEILKTPEDAVKGQKSDTTDWSTALHTLDKLAKKLRERRFKNGSVKFDREELHFDVDENGKPTRCYFKKSTDATQLVEEFMLLANKTVAEWVGKAGKANKNEKTEKATKGKTFVYRIHDQPDPQKLESLRTALAPFGYKVKTSGTRGALSRGLNKLMEEAQGMREQKLVETLALRAMMKAKYSTHNIGHYGLAFDNYTHFTSPIRRYPDMMVHRLLTRYQDGGRSANQNHFEELCEHASQMEQTAQNAERDSIKYKMVEFMADKVGEEFDAHISGVQSYGIYCEIDENHCEGLVGMHDLDGDYYEFDERNYCLMGRRHHQKYQLGDAIRIKVARANIEKRQLDFVLAD; this is encoded by the coding sequence ATGGGTAAGAAAAGAGGTGGAAAACGCATGTCAAAACGCGATATCGCTGATGCGTTACAGGCTTTATTTCAGGCACATCCGAGTGAGACGCTCAGTTTCAAACAGATTTTCAAATCGCTCAAGCTGAGCACACATCCTGCCAAGATGCTTGCCATCGATGTGATGGAAGAGCTGGCATGGGACGACTGGTTGTCGAAGGTGTCGGACAACAGCTATCGCCTGAACTTGAAGACACAGGTTCAGGAAGGCTTCTTTATACGCAAAGCCAACGGCAAGAACTCGTTTATGCCTGCTGATGGCGGCAAGCCTGTATTTGTGGCTGAGCGCAACTCGATGTTTGCGCTCAACGGAGACCGTGTCAAGGTGGCCTTTATGGCGCGCCGGCAGAATCACATCAAGGAAGCTATTGTGACCGACATCCTGGAACGCAAGCATGATCAGGCTGTTGGTGTACTGCAGGTCGAGAAGGATTTTGCGTTTTTAAACACGGAAGGCAACATCTTTGTTCATGACATTCTGATACCCAAAAAGAAACTGAAAGGCGGGAAAACCGGCGACAAGGCTGTGGTGAAAATCATCCAATGGCCTTCCGCCAGCTCGAAAAATCTCGTAGGCGAGGTCGTTGACGTGCTGGGTAAGCAAGGCGAGAACACTGTCGAGATGCACGCCATTTTAGCTCAATATGGCTTACCTTATAAATACCCGAAACGCGTTGAAGAAGCTGCTGAGAAGATTCCAGCAGAGATTACTCAATCGGAAATAGACCGACGAGAGGATTTCCGCGAGGTTCTGACCTGCACCATCGACCCTAAAGACGCAAAGGACTTCGATGATGCGCTGTCAATCCGAAAAGACGGCAACTGCTATGAGGTAGGGGTGCATATTGCCGACGTCACGCACTATGTGACGGAAGGCAGTATCATCGACCGTGAAGCTGAGCAGCGTGGCACCAGCGTCTATCTGGTTGACCGCACCATCCCCATGTTGCCTGAACGCCTGTGCAACTTTATCTGTTCGTTGCGTCCCAACGAAGAAAAGCTGAGCTACAGCGTGATCTTTAAGCTCGACGAGGAAGCAAACATCAAAGACTGGCATTTGGCACATACGGTCATTCGCAGCGACCGACGCTTTGCCTATGAAGAGGTGCAAGAGATACTGAAGACACCCGAAGATGCCGTCAAAGGGCAGAAGTCTGACACAACCGACTGGAGCACTGCTTTGCATACGCTCGACAAACTGGCCAAGAAACTACGCGAACGCCGTTTTAAGAATGGTTCGGTGAAGTTCGACCGCGAAGAACTTCATTTCGATGTTGACGAGAACGGCAAACCGACCCGTTGCTATTTCAAGAAATCGACCGATGCCACCCAACTCGTAGAAGAGTTTATGCTGCTGGCCAACAAGACGGTAGCGGAATGGGTAGGAAAAGCAGGAAAGGCAAACAAGAACGAGAAGACGGAAAAAGCCACCAAAGGCAAGACGTTCGTCTATCGTATCCACGACCAGCCCGACCCACAAAAACTGGAGAGCTTGCGTACGGCGCTGGCGCCCTTCGGTTATAAGGTGAAGACCAGTGGCACCCGTGGTGCACTGTCAAGGGGACTCAACAAGTTAATGGAGGAAGCACAGGGCATGCGCGAGCAGAAACTGGTGGAGACGCTGGCACTTCGCGCTATGATGAAAGCCAAATACTCAACCCACAACATTGGTCACTATGGCTTGGCATTTGACAACTACACCCACTTCACTTCGCCCATCCGTCGTTATCCCGACATGATGGTGCACCGACTGCTCACCCGCTATCAGGATGGCGGACGCTCAGCCAACCAGAATCACTTTGAAGAACTGTGTGAGCATGCCAGCCAAATGGAGCAAACCGCACAGAATGCCGAGCGCGACTCTATAAAATATAAAATGGTAGAGTTCATGGCCGACAAGGTCGGCGAGGAGTTCGATGCCCACATCTCTGGCGTACAATCGTATGGCATCTATTGCGAGATCGACGAGAACCACTGCGAAGGTCTCGTTGGCATGCACGATCTGGATGGCGACTACTATGAATTCGACGAGCGCAACTACTGTTTGATGGGTCGTCGTCATCATCAGAAATATCAACTTGGCGATGCCATCCGCATCAAGGTGGCTCGCGCTAACATAGAAAAGCGCCAGCTCGACTTTGTGCTGGCCGACTAA
- a CDS encoding hemolysin III family protein, producing MAINYTRKEEIWNTWTHAGGAIMAGAVGIAFIIVVCLGDMNRMWAGIGVGLYLIGMTGSYLASTIYHALKEDSKWKEHLRKWDHAAIYWHIAGSYSPITLIAMRDYGHWGWVLFTFVWSCAIIGTFISFIRLKDHSNIETICFCIMGLSVLAAFKPLIETVEAWAVVMIVLEGVFYITGAIFYSFNKTRYMHTVFHFCVLAGSICHIIAVWDILICGIF from the coding sequence ATGGCTATCAATTACACAAGAAAAGAAGAAATCTGGAACACATGGACACATGCCGGTGGTGCCATCATGGCTGGTGCCGTCGGCATTGCCTTTATCATCGTTGTGTGTCTGGGCGACATGAACCGCATGTGGGCTGGTATTGGCGTGGGGCTCTACCTGATTGGCATGACAGGCAGCTATCTGGCTTCCACCATCTACCATGCCCTGAAAGAAGACAGTAAGTGGAAGGAGCACCTGCGCAAGTGGGACCATGCCGCCATCTACTGGCACATTGCCGGCAGCTACTCGCCCATCACGCTCATTGCGATGCGCGACTACGGGCACTGGGGATGGGTGCTCTTCACCTTTGTATGGTCGTGTGCCATCATAGGCACCTTCATCAGTTTTATCCGACTGAAAGACCACTCCAACATTGAGACCATCTGCTTCTGCATTATGGGACTGTCCGTCTTGGCTGCATTCAAACCACTCATCGAGACCGTAGAGGCATGGGCAGTGGTCATGATTGTGTTAGAAGGAGTCTTTTATATCACTGGTGCTATCTTCTATTCATTCAACAAAACAAGATACATGCACACAGTGTTTCACTTCTGTGTGCTTGCTGGCTCTATCTGTCACATCATTGCAGTGTGGGACATTCTGATTTGCGGCATCTTTTAA
- a CDS encoding DUF4294 domain-containing protein, which produces MKKSFLLSALLTTGILTIAAQQQQDLGDPTFVPTVKVSKTLVDGDSIQYMEMSNVYVYPEPTFKSKRQQQAYMRLVKNVKKVLPLAKNVRQMLIETAEVLEKLPTKKEKDEHMKRVEASIVAEYKPKMKKLTFSQGKLLIKLVDRECNSTAYEAMQAFIGPIRSGMWQAFAWMFGASLKKGYEPEGVDRLTERVVLMVEAGQI; this is translated from the coding sequence ATGAAAAAATCTTTTCTACTGAGCGCACTCTTGACAACAGGCATCCTGACCATTGCAGCCCAACAGCAGCAAGATCTGGGCGACCCTACCTTTGTTCCCACCGTCAAGGTGAGTAAGACACTGGTGGACGGTGACTCTATCCAGTATATGGAGATGTCAAACGTATATGTTTACCCCGAACCAACTTTCAAGAGTAAGCGTCAGCAGCAAGCCTATATGCGACTGGTGAAGAACGTCAAGAAAGTGCTCCCTCTGGCTAAGAACGTGCGCCAGATGCTCATCGAGACTGCTGAAGTGCTGGAGAAGTTGCCAACCAAGAAAGAAAAAGATGAGCACATGAAACGTGTGGAAGCTTCTATTGTGGCAGAATACAAGCCAAAGATGAAGAAGCTCACCTTCTCACAGGGCAAATTGCTTATCAAGTTGGTAGATCGCGAGTGTAATTCTACAGCCTACGAAGCCATGCAAGCCTTTATTGGCCCTATACGTTCTGGTATGTGGCAAGCCTTCGCCTGGATGTTTGGCGCTTCACTGAAGAAAGGTTATGAACCCGAAGGTGTTGACCGTCTGACGGAACGTGTTGTACTGATGGTTGAGGCAGGACAAATATAG
- a CDS encoding M28 family peptidase translates to MKKKIVAYISLLIMTMIVMTACGGTKKSAKDEDEMVAMGPAFSADSAYAFCAKQCEFGPRTMNSEAHDQCAAWIVAQFQNYGMAVTEQRAVLKGFDGTPLRANNIIASYRPEQTDRILLCAHWDSRPWADNDPDEANHTKPVMAANDGASGVAVMLEIARLIHTAQDTLASFGIDFVCFDAEDWGTDGQNDSWALGAQYWAAQQKVQKEGGNYRYGILLDMVGGQGARFYRELFSRQYAPKVVNRVWKAAEVAGFGSFFPQQDGGMITDDHGPVNEVAGIPCIDIIPYYPDCVESSFGPTWHTVHDDMEHIDPTTLKAVGQTLVQVLYSEK, encoded by the coding sequence ATCGTGATGACTGCTTGTGGAGGCACCAAAAAGAGTGCTAAGGACGAAGACGAAATGGTGGCAATGGGACCGGCCTTTTCTGCTGACTCTGCTTATGCCTTCTGTGCCAAACAGTGTGAGTTCGGCCCTCGTACGATGAATAGTGAGGCTCACGACCAGTGTGCTGCATGGATTGTAGCACAGTTTCAGAACTATGGAATGGCTGTCACCGAACAGCGTGCCGTCTTGAAAGGCTTTGACGGAACACCTCTTCGCGCTAATAATATTATAGCGAGCTATCGTCCTGAACAGACTGACAGAATACTTCTTTGTGCCCATTGGGACAGTCGTCCTTGGGCAGATAATGATCCCGATGAGGCTAACCATACCAAACCGGTGATGGCAGCCAATGATGGAGCCAGTGGCGTGGCTGTGATGCTCGAGATCGCTCGATTGATTCATACTGCACAGGATACACTGGCGTCGTTTGGCATCGACTTCGTCTGTTTCGATGCCGAAGATTGGGGTACCGACGGTCAGAACGACTCATGGGCGTTAGGTGCTCAATACTGGGCAGCCCAACAGAAAGTACAGAAAGAAGGCGGAAACTATCGTTATGGCATCCTCCTGGATATGGTTGGCGGACAAGGGGCACGCTTTTATCGTGAGCTGTTCTCTCGTCAATATGCTCCTAAAGTGGTGAATCGCGTTTGGAAGGCTGCCGAGGTGGCAGGCTTCGGTTCATTCTTCCCCCAGCAAGATGGTGGCATGATAACCGACGACCATGGTCCGGTCAATGAGGTGGCAGGTATTCCTTGTATTGATATCATTCCATATTACCCCGATTGCGTGGAGAGCAGTTTTGGCCCCACGTGGCATACGGTGCATGATGATATGGAACATATTGATCCAACCACTCTGAAGGCGGTGGGGCAGACGTTGGTTCAGGTGCTGTATTCTGAAAAATAA